The following proteins come from a genomic window of Actinomarinicola tropica:
- the tsf gene encoding translation elongation factor Ts: MSSFTAKDVQSLRQATGAGMMDAKKALTENDGDFDAAAKWLREKGLAKAATRTDRENEQGAVAVAREGDAVALVELKSETDFSAKAEDFVSLTTRLAEAVVARGEGAVSELADEVDQLKITKKENIEVGKVVRWDVPEGHAVDSYLHVQDGRGVNAVLVELDGGGQELAHDVAVHIAFTKPSYLTRDDVPSDEVEAERSALTDITRAEGKPEAALEKIVEGRLTGWFKERVLLEQNFVRDEKQTITQLLGGSSIVRFDQVVIGG; the protein is encoded by the coding sequence ATGTCGAGCTTCACCGCCAAGGACGTCCAGTCGCTCCGCCAGGCGACCGGCGCCGGGATGATGGACGCCAAGAAGGCGCTCACCGAGAACGACGGCGACTTCGACGCCGCGGCCAAGTGGCTGCGTGAGAAGGGCCTCGCCAAGGCCGCCACCCGCACCGACCGCGAGAACGAGCAGGGCGCGGTCGCCGTCGCCCGCGAGGGCGACGCCGTCGCTCTGGTCGAGCTGAAGAGCGAGACCGACTTCTCCGCCAAGGCCGAGGACTTCGTGTCGCTGACGACCCGCCTGGCCGAGGCCGTCGTGGCCCGCGGCGAGGGCGCGGTGTCGGAGCTGGCCGACGAGGTCGATCAGCTCAAGATCACGAAGAAGGAGAACATCGAGGTCGGCAAGGTCGTCCGCTGGGACGTGCCCGAGGGCCACGCCGTGGACTCCTACCTGCACGTCCAGGACGGCCGCGGCGTCAACGCCGTCCTCGTCGAGCTCGACGGTGGCGGCCAGGAGCTGGCCCACGACGTCGCCGTGCACATCGCCTTCACCAAGCCGTCGTACCTCACCCGCGACGACGTCCCGAGCGACGAGGTCGAGGCCGAGCGCTCCGCGCTCACCGACATCACCCGCGCCGAGGGCAAGCCCGAGGCCGCCCTCGAGAAGATCGTCGAGGGCCGCCTCACCGGGTGGTTCAAGGAGCGGGTCCTGCTCGAGCAGAACTTCGTCCGCGACGAGAAGCAGACGATCACCCAGCTGCTCGGCGGCTCGTCGATCGTCCGGTTCGACCAGGTCGTCATCGGCGGATGA